The Leishmania infantum JPCM5 WGS CACT00000000 data, contig 17, whole genome shotgun sequence genome has a window encoding:
- a CDS encoding pyruvate kinase, putative, giving the protein MLRVRSLSCSKLAHNLTLSIFEPVANHRATRIVCTIGPSTQSVEALKGLIQSGMSVARMNFSHGSHEYHRTTINNVRQAAAELGVNIAIALDTKGPEIRTGQFVGGEAVMERGATCYVTTDPAFADKGTKDKFYIDYQNLSKVVRPGSYIYIDDGILILHVQSHEDE; this is encoded by the coding sequence ATGCTTCGCGTGCGTAGCCTTTCCTGTTCGAAGTTGGCTCACAACCTGACGCTCTCGATCTTCGAGCCGGTTGCGAACCACCGGGCGACCCGGATCGTGTGCACTATCGGCCCCAGCACGCAGagcgtggaggcgctgaaggGACTGATTCAGAGCGGCATGTCTGTTGCGCGCATGAACTTCTCGCATGGGTCACACGAGTACCACCGGACGACGATCAACAATGTGCGCcaggccgccgcggagctcGGTGTGAATATCGCGATCGCGCTGGACACAAAGGGGCCCGAGATTCGGACGGGACAGTTCGTTGGTGGCGAGGCCGTGATGGAGCGAGGCGCGACATGCTACGTGACGACAGACCCTGCGTTTGCTGACAAGGGCACCAAGGACAAGTTCTACATCGACTACCAGAACCTGTCGAAGGTGGTGCGCCCTGGCAGCTACATCTACATCGACGACGGCATCCTGATCCTGCACGTGCAGAGCCACGAGGACGAGCA